In the Pogoniulus pusillus isolate bPogPus1 chromosome 4, bPogPus1.pri, whole genome shotgun sequence genome, one interval contains:
- the LOC135174847 gene encoding histone H2B 5-like yields MPEPAKSTSAPKKGSKKAVTKTQKKGDKKRHKSRKESYSIYVYKVLKQVHPDTGISSKAMGIMNSFVNDIFERIAGEASRLAHYNKRSTITSREIQTAVRLLLPGELAKHAVSEGTKAVTKYTSSK; encoded by the coding sequence ATGCCAGAGCCAGCAAAGTCCACCTCTGCCCCTAAAAAGGGCTCCAAGAAAGCTGTGACGAAGACCCAGAAGAAGGGCGATAAGAAGCGGCACAAGAGCAGGAAAGAGAGCTACTCCATCTACGTGTACAAAGTGCTGAAGCAGGTGCACCCTGACACTGGCATCTCCTCCAAGGCCATGGGTATCATGAACTCTTTTGTCAACGACATCTTTGAGCGCATTGCTGGAGAAGCATCCCGCCTGGCCCATTACAACAAGCGCTCCACCATCACCTCCCGAGAGATCCAGACAGCTGTGCGACTGCTGCTCCCAGGAGAGCTGGCCAAGCATGCTGTCTcagagggcaccaaggctgtcaCCAAGTACACGAGCTCCAAGTAG